From Anopheles arabiensis isolate DONGOLA chromosome 3, AaraD3, whole genome shotgun sequence, a single genomic window includes:
- the LOC120903084 gene encoding probable 39S ribosomal protein L23, mitochondrial: MSTRWYPIYQRGNPQLRVFLPNFWLKLVRPANEQPPNVVQFACSMEMTRHDVKNYLEKIYNVPVVNVRTRIALGGTKRDLVLGYITKEEDTKYAYVTLPRTKQFTFPDIFPTDAKQKIEDDKKSLEDAKKNHKKFLDKNKDRPGTPGWFSI; encoded by the exons ATGTCGACCCGATGGTATCCGATTTATCAACGAGGCAATCCGCAACTGCGGGTATTTTTACCTAACTTCTGGCTGAAGCTAGTACGACCCGCGAATGAGCAGCCCCCAAATGTTGTGCAGTTTGCCTGCTCCATGGAAATGACCCGGCATGATGTGAAAAACTACttggaaaaaatatacaatGTTCCTGTGGTAAATGTTCGTACGCGGATTGCATTGGGTGGCACGAAAAGAGATTTGGTATTGGGATACATCACTAAGGAGGAGGATACCAAATACGCCTATGTCACTTTG CCAAGAACCAAGCAATTTACTTTCCCGGACATTTTCCCAACGGACGCAAAGCAGAAGATAGAAGATGATAAAAAATCGCTGGAAGACGCCAAGAAAAACCACAAGAAGTTTCTAGATAAAAACAAAGATCGACCCGGCACGCCTGGTTGGTTTTCTATCTAG
- the LOC120903083 gene encoding WW domain-binding protein 4, producing the protein MADYWKSNDRKYCDFCKCWIADNKSSVQFHENGKRHQMNVQKRISEISRNSYKAQQEQNKIDADLKKMNDAAMKAYMQDISAGADISSRELNEKQKLEQVQEACGQISPRPGPSVSSSGNADSRPAKAKKAREADPLYLPGAESEEDTENGKGKTLSKKRHIENIAQVGNGSMWVEAETDEGFPYYWNVKTGESIWETPKEGFMKKEEYETLSKIAWQKQKEIAEHEAKYELENADEIAARLRRENMAQIFKHNRKIKEELEKRIDHGEVAVTAQIEQSKNPYGNWESVEVKKERSIDLQLPVTPAPLYVPSAMPEKMEPKFKERVIDHIPQEVKATVSDTFTKKRKVQRNARTRLDVD; encoded by the exons AT gGCTGACTACTGGAAGTCGAATGATCGCAAGTACTGCGACTTTTGCAAGTGTTGGATAGCCGACAATAAATCC AGTGTTCAGTTCCACGAGAATGGAAAACGACATCAGATGAACGTACAAAAGCGTATTTCAGAGATAAGTCGAAATAGCTACAAAGCTCAGCAGGAGCAGAACAAAATCGATGCAgatttgaagaaaatgaatgaTGCCGCCATGAAGGCTTACATGCAAGATATTAGCGCTGGAGCTGATATAAGTTCGCGGGAGTTAAACGAAAAGCAGAAACTCGAACAAGTGCAAGAAGCTTGCGGTCAAATCAGCCCTCGTCCTGGACCGTCTGTAAGCAGCTCTGGAAACGCTGACAGCAGACCTGCGAAAGCGAAAAAAGCACGGGAAGCGGATCCATTGTATCTGCCAGGCGCAGAGAGCGAAGAAGATACAGAAAATGGCAAGGGAAAGACTTTGTCTAAGAAACGACACATCGAAAATATTGCACAAGTCGGCAATGGATCGATGTGGGTGGAAGCTGAGACTGATGAAGGGTTTCCCTACTATTGGAACGTGAAAACAGGCGAATCCATCTGGGAAACTCCAAAAGAGGGTTTTATGAAGAAGGAGGAGTATGAAACGCTATCAAAAATTGCatggcaaaagcaaaaggaaatcGCAGAACATGAGGCAAAGTACGAGTTGGAAAATGCTGATGAAATCGCAGCAAGGCTTCGACGCGAAAACATGGCGCAGATTTTTAAACACAACCGTAAAATTAAAGAAGAATTAGAGAAAAGAATAGATCACGGCGAAGTTGCAGTTACTGCACAAATTGAACAATCGAAAAATCCTTACGGAAACTGGGAATCAGTTGAAGTCAA GAAAGAGCGTTCGATTGACCTGCAATTACCGGTTACCCCTGCCCCATTGTATGTTCCAAGTGCAATGCCAGAAAAAATGGAACCAAAATTCAAAGAAAGAGTTATCGATCACATACCACAAGAAGTCAAAGCAACTGTAAGCGACACGTTtacaaagaaaaggaaagttCAACGAAATGCTCGCACACGTTTAGATGTAGACTAG